In Peromyscus leucopus breed LL Stock chromosome 16_21, UCI_PerLeu_2.1, whole genome shotgun sequence, a single genomic region encodes these proteins:
- the LOC114686366 gene encoding H-2 class I histocompatibility antigen, Q10 alpha chain-like isoform X18 has protein sequence MGAMAPRALLLLLAAALAPTRTRAGSHSMRYFNTIVSQPGLGEPRYTEVGYVDDTQFVRFDSDAETPRMEPRAPWVEQEPEYWERETRRAKNNEQIFRGNLRTLLRYYNQSEGGSHTIQWMQGCDLGSDGRLLRGYDQYAYDGRDYLALNDDLTTWTAADTAAQISWRKFQQAGEAEFQRAYLEGECVECLHRYLEIGKDTLQRTDPPKTHVTHHPTLKGEGTLRCWALGFYPAEISMTWQRDGEEQTQDMELVETRPSGDGTFQKWAAVVAPSGEEQRYTCHVVHEGLPEPLTLRWEPPQSTVPIMANIAVQVLIGAVAIIGAVAIIGAVVAVVKMRRRNTGGKGGNYAPASA, from the exons ATGGGGGCGATGGCTCCGCGCgcgctgctcctgctgctggcgGCCGCCCTGGCCCCGACCCGGACCCGCGCGG GCTCGCACTCCATGCGGTATTTCAACACCATCGTGTCCCAGCCTGGCCTCGGGGAGCCCCGGTACACGGAAGTCGGCTACGTGGACGACACGCAGTTCGTGCGCTTCGACAGCGACGCGGAGACTCCGAGGATGGAGCCGCGGGCGCCGTGGGTGGAACAGGAGCCGGAGTATTGGGAGAGGGAGACGCGGAGAGCCAAGAACAACGAGCAGATTTTCCGAGGGAACCTGAGGACCCTGCTCCGCTACTACAACCAGAGCGAGGGCG GCTCTCACACCATCCAGTGGATGCAAGGCTGTGACCTGGGGTCGGACGGGCGCCTCCTCCGCGGGTATGATCAGTATGCCTACGACGGCCGCGATTACCTCGCCCTGAACGACGACCTGACGACGTGGACGGCGGCGGACACGGCGGCGCAGATCTCCTGGCGCAAGTTCCAGCAGGCTGGTGAGGCCGAGTTTCAGAGGGCCTACCTGGAGGGCGAGTGCGTGGAGTGTCTGCACAGATACCTGGAGATCGGGAAGGACACGCTGCAGCGCACAG ATCCCCCAAAGACACATGTGACCCATCACCCCACACTGAAAGGAGAAGGCACCCTGAGGTGCTGGGCCCTGGGCTTCTACCCTGCTGAGATCTCCATGACCTggcagagggatggggaggaacaGACTCAGGACATGGAGCTGGTGGAGACCAGaccttctggggatggaaccttccAGAAATGGGCAGCTGTGGTGGCGCCTTCTGGGGAGGAGCAGAGATACACATGCCATGTGGTCCATGAGGGTCTTCCTGAGCCCCTCACCCTGAGATGGG AGCCTCCTCAGTCCACTGTCCCCATCATGGCAAACATTGCTGTTCAGGTTCTCATTGGAGCTGTGGCCATCATTGGAGCTGTGGCCATCATTGGAGCTGTGGTGGCTGTtgtgaagatgaggaggagaaacACAG GTGGAAAAGGAGGGAACTATGCTCCGGCTTCAG CGTGA
- the LOC114686366 gene encoding H-2 class I histocompatibility antigen, Q10 alpha chain-like isoform X11 produces the protein MGAMAPRALLLLLAAALAPTRTRAGSHSMRYFNTIVSQPGLGEPRYTEVGYVDDTQFVRFDSDAETPRMEPRAPWVEQEPEYWERETRRAKNNEQIFRGNLRTLLRYYNQSEGGSHTIQWMQGCDLGSDGRLLRGYDQYAYDGRDYLALNDDLTTWTAADTAAQISWRKFQQAGEAEFQRAYLEGECVECLHRYLEIGKDTLQRTDPPKTHVTHHPTLKGEGTLRCWALGFYPAEISMTWQRDGEEQTQDMELVETRPSGDGTFQKWAAVVAPSGEEQRYTCHVVHEGLPEPLTLRWEPPQSTVPIMANIAVQVLIGAVAIIGAVAIIGAVVAVVKMRRRNTGGKGGNYAPASGRDSAQSSDVSLPDCKA, from the exons ATGGGGGCGATGGCTCCGCGCgcgctgctcctgctgctggcgGCCGCCCTGGCCCCGACCCGGACCCGCGCGG GCTCGCACTCCATGCGGTATTTCAACACCATCGTGTCCCAGCCTGGCCTCGGGGAGCCCCGGTACACGGAAGTCGGCTACGTGGACGACACGCAGTTCGTGCGCTTCGACAGCGACGCGGAGACTCCGAGGATGGAGCCGCGGGCGCCGTGGGTGGAACAGGAGCCGGAGTATTGGGAGAGGGAGACGCGGAGAGCCAAGAACAACGAGCAGATTTTCCGAGGGAACCTGAGGACCCTGCTCCGCTACTACAACCAGAGCGAGGGCG GCTCTCACACCATCCAGTGGATGCAAGGCTGTGACCTGGGGTCGGACGGGCGCCTCCTCCGCGGGTATGATCAGTATGCCTACGACGGCCGCGATTACCTCGCCCTGAACGACGACCTGACGACGTGGACGGCGGCGGACACGGCGGCGCAGATCTCCTGGCGCAAGTTCCAGCAGGCTGGTGAGGCCGAGTTTCAGAGGGCCTACCTGGAGGGCGAGTGCGTGGAGTGTCTGCACAGATACCTGGAGATCGGGAAGGACACGCTGCAGCGCACAG ATCCCCCAAAGACACATGTGACCCATCACCCCACACTGAAAGGAGAAGGCACCCTGAGGTGCTGGGCCCTGGGCTTCTACCCTGCTGAGATCTCCATGACCTggcagagggatggggaggaacaGACTCAGGACATGGAGCTGGTGGAGACCAGaccttctggggatggaaccttccAGAAATGGGCAGCTGTGGTGGCGCCTTCTGGGGAGGAGCAGAGATACACATGCCATGTGGTCCATGAGGGTCTTCCTGAGCCCCTCACCCTGAGATGGG AGCCTCCTCAGTCCACTGTCCCCATCATGGCAAACATTGCTGTTCAGGTTCTCATTGGAGCTGTGGCCATCATTGGAGCTGTGGCCATCATTGGAGCTGTGGTGGCTGTtgtgaagatgaggaggagaaacACAG GTGGAAAAGGAGGGAACTATGCTCCGGCTTCAG GCAGGGACAGTGCCCAGAGCTCTGATGTGTCTCTCCCAGACTGTAAAG
- the LOC114686366 gene encoding H-2 class I histocompatibility antigen, Q10 alpha chain-like isoform X10, which yields MGAMAPRALLLLLAAALAPTRTRAGSHSMRYFNTIVSQPGLGEPRYTEVGYVDDTQFVRFDSDAETPRMEPRAPWVEQEPEYWERETRRAKNNEQIFRGNLRTLLRYYNQSEGGSHTIQWMQGCDLGSDGRLLRGYDQYAYDGRDYLALNDDLTTWTAADTAAQISWRKFQQAGEAEFQRAYLEGECVECLHRYLEIGKDTLQRTDPPKTHVTHHPTLKGEGTLRCWALGFYPAEISMTWQRDGEEQTQDMELVETRPSGDGTFQKWAAVVAPSGEEQRYTCHVVHEGLPEPLTLRWEPPQSTVPIMANIAVQVLIGAVAIIGAVAIIGAVVAVVKMRRRNTGGKGGNYAPASGRDSAQSSDVSLPDCKA from the exons ATGGGGGCGATGGCTCCGCGCgcgctgctcctgctgctggcgGCCGCCCTGGCCCCGACCCGGACCCGCGCGG GCTCGCACTCCATGCGGTATTTCAACACCATCGTGTCCCAGCCTGGCCTCGGGGAGCCCCGGTACACGGAAGTCGGCTACGTGGACGACACGCAGTTCGTGCGCTTCGACAGCGACGCGGAGACTCCGAGGATGGAGCCGCGGGCGCCGTGGGTGGAACAGGAGCCGGAGTATTGGGAGAGGGAGACGCGGAGAGCCAAGAACAACGAGCAGATTTTCCGAGGGAACCTGAGGACCCTGCTCCGCTACTACAACCAGAGCGAGGGCG GCTCTCACACCATCCAGTGGATGCAAGGCTGTGACCTGGGGTCGGACGGGCGCCTCCTCCGCGGGTATGATCAGTATGCCTACGACGGCCGCGATTACCTCGCCCTGAACGACGACCTGACGACGTGGACGGCGGCGGACACGGCGGCGCAGATCTCCTGGCGCAAGTTCCAGCAGGCTGGTGAGGCCGAGTTTCAGAGGGCCTACCTGGAGGGCGAGTGCGTGGAGTGTCTGCACAGATACCTGGAGATCGGGAAGGACACGCTGCAGCGCACAG ATCCCCCAAAGACACATGTGACCCATCACCCCACACTGAAAGGAGAAGGCACCCTGAGGTGCTGGGCCCTGGGCTTCTACCCTGCTGAGATCTCCATGACCTggcagagggatggggaggaacaGACTCAGGACATGGAGCTGGTGGAGACCAGaccttctggggatggaaccttccAGAAATGGGCAGCTGTGGTGGCGCCTTCTGGGGAGGAGCAGAGATACACATGCCATGTGGTCCATGAGGGTCTTCCTGAGCCCCTCACCCTGAGATGGG AGCCTCCTCAGTCCACTGTCCCCATCATGGCAAACATTGCTGTTCAGGTTCTCATTGGAGCTGTGGCCATCATTGGAGCTGTGGCCATCATTGGAGCTGTGGTGGCTGTtgtgaagatgaggaggagaaacACAG GTGGAAAAGGAGGGAACTATGCTCCGGCTTCAG GCAGGGACAGTGCCCAGAGCTCTGATGTGTCTCTCCCAGACTGTAAAG CGTGA